The Magnolia sinica isolate HGM2019 chromosome 3, MsV1, whole genome shotgun sequence genome includes the window GAACTATGTTCTGTAACAGGTGGGAAGATGGTATTGTTCAGGTCGCCGACTATGCAGTCCCTCACCTCAGAAGCCTTTTTGAAGAAGACGATGAAGCTAACCAACAAGGATATTATTGGGTCTGGAGGATATGGAACAGTGTATAGACTGACCATCAATGATTCCATCTCTTTCGCTGTGAAGAGATTAAATAAGGGTAGTGCAGATGGGGACCGGGGATTTGAAAGAGAGCTGGATGCAATGGGTGACATAAAGCACAGAAACATAGTCACTCTCCATGGTTATTATACTGCCCTTCACTTCAATCTGCTTATATATGAGCTCATGCCGAACGGTAGTCTTGATGCATATCTTcatggtatttttttttcttttcctttcttttctttgtgtgtgtgtgactaACCTTCTGCTTTAAAATTACACTCTATGGGTAACTTTTGGAAGTTCTTGGTTCCCAAGATCAGGCACCACATGCAAGTCAGATATGTTCACATCTTTCTAGCACATCTCACTTgcgagtggaaaaaaaaaaaaaaaacccaaaacaaaacagGGCAGCAAGAACCCATATAATGTCGGTTCCGCAACCTAAATGCAAATGGCACCTGTTTGGCAAGGAAAGTTCCACCAACTACAATTTGGGCATGATAACAAAGCTACCTAACATAGATGTGTCACTACCATTCTCAAATTCTCTTCTTAAAAAGAACGATTCGATGCAGGGAAGTTAAGAGAGAAATATGTTTTGGATTGGCCTCTAAGGTATAAGATAGCAGTAGGTGCTGCTCGGGGCATTTCATACCTTCATCATGACTGCATTCCTCATATAATTCATAGAGATATAAAATCAAGCAACATATTGCTGGATCAAAACATGGAAGGTCGGGTGTCTGATTTTGGACTGGCCACATTAATGGAACCGGATCAAACTCACGTATCTACGTTCGTCGCTGGAACTTTTGGTTATTTAGCTCCAGGTACAGTACATAAGATCACAGATCATGGTCAGTTTCCTTGCACTCCGTTGTCTAAGTGCCAGCTAAACATCGTCATGGTTTATCTTTCCTCTTGCAGAATATTTTGATACTGGACGAGCAACAGCAAAAGGTGATGTTTACAGCTTTGGTGTTGTCTTACTTGAGCTTCTAACCGGGAAAAGACCGACAGATGAAACGTTTGTTGAGACCGGCACCAAACTAGTGACATGGGTAAATCTCACATCCTCAGAATACAAGTTTCATGGCACTTGTGGAGTCTGTACAAATTTCAACAGATCAGAATGGTATCATGCACCCCCATTTTTCTACCTTGTCGTACTAGAGAAGTACCTTTTAGTATTAATCTAGCATCAAAAGAAGGAAATGATGGTTTGTGCTTTAAAAATAGGGGGTCTAAtagaggctttttttttttttttttaaaaattcccaTTTAACTGATTTAATGTCTTCTACTtaactttcttttttttggaagTGAAAACAAGTAACGTGGATTTTTTTAGATTATTCACATCTAACTTGTTTTATGATGTGTTTGGCCAACCTTTTCTGTTAATATGCTTTTTGTGATTCAAGACTGATATGCGGCGGTGATATGCATGGTGTAACAGGTGAAAGCTGTTGTGGATGACGAGCGGGAAGAGTTTGCAATAGATAACGGGCTAGTAGATTTTCCTGCTAATGAAGTTAAGAATGCATTCAGTGTCGCAGTGAAATGCCTTGAATCAGAGCCCTCCAAGAGACCAACTATGGCTGAGGTTTTGAAGATGCTCGAGCAGATAAAATCAGATAAACCCATATCAGATTCCTGAAATGTGTCATGGTTTCTTTTGGGATGTGAAATGATCTTGTTATCGAAGGAAGCCCATTGTATACTAAAATGTGTATGAACCATACAATCATCCAGCTAGATATGGTTCTGTTGATTAATCATACCAATAAAAGCACGGAGTCCTGGCAAGTTGGTGTCATGCAATAGCAGCTTGGATTCCCCAACGGGTGGCAGTATGTGGTGTTCAGAAAGGAGGAAAAGGAATGACGCTCACATTCTGGCagtgtttggatgtacaattgAATTGAGTTGTGAATATTTAGTTTAATTGAGAGGAAATAATAAGAGTGAATGAAATTTCTAAGCATTGATAATGAAGAAAATAGCCCTCAAATTGGGTTACATTACTTTCAAGTCCAGCTTGAAATTAATATGATTGCATTTCCGGAGCCCAGGCACTGAATATTAATACCAAGGAAATCATAGTTTGGGTATTTCCATGCTAACAGACTAATAATTCCAATTCGAATTGACATCCAAGGTAAGTGGGAATAGGATGAGAGCATTAATCAGGGTTGGTGAGGAATCTTAAACTTGAAACCTTTCGctatgataccactttgatgcaggacaactaaccacttactctaaaagctcaaactgataaaaagcatgacaaattaatcccaTTATCCCATAGCTAGGTCCCACATTCCATGAGTGTGGTCCTTGTCTAAATTCCCTCATGAGCTCATCCcacatgggtctcgcctcacatcacacaggccgcccaccccgagtgtgcccctgcatcctataggccacctcactcgagcccggtgtgaaaacgcCCCTATATTAATTTTCATGAAAAAGAGCTTTTATACATTAATCTCAACAAGCTAAAAGCCAGAATTCACACACAATTAACTACAACCATTGCCAAACAATGTCTTCCAGGGTCCCAAACTCACAAACATAATACAAATATGAAGGGCAACAATAGACACCTCCATTGATCAAATATATAGTTATTTTCTGAACAAAATATATAATTACCATTTACATCTACTTGATCAACATTGCCAGCCCATTAGCAACTGAGGTTTTCAAGAGAGGAGAAACAGGAGCATCTCCAAAAAAAACATTGAAAAGAGCTGAAGAAACGTTTGTGGAATCGATTGTGGCATCCACAGTTGATGGCATCCCATCTGATGAGATTGAAATCTGCATATATGAAACAGACACATCTCATTTTAGATGCCTGCGTGCTTGAAGTAACATTTGAACTCTAAATGAACATGTAAGTTTTTGCATGAATGGGAGAAGTGTATGTATGGATAAATAAATGCATGTAAAGATGTATTGTGTGCTTACTAGCATCTTGGATGGCTCCACCCAAGTCAAGAATATGAGAGTCCCTTGCTTAAGAGGGCGTCCTTGAAAGGTGCTACGAAATGTGGAGAGCGCAGATTCATCAACAGGGGTGGGTGCTTTGATCCTTGGTGAGATGGCATCATCTAATGCATCCCAGAAAGTCTTACCATCGACATCCCTGACCAGAACAATCTGCAACGATTTCTCTGAAGATGCTGCATACAAGATATGTCATATCATCACTCACATCTGCAAGTTATTTTGTGAAAAAGCAATCATGTAGAAGTTTAGATCACTGATACCTTCATAAACAGCACTAAACAGAGCGGAATCCTTTTCAATTTCAGCAGCTGATTTTCTCTTCCATGCATTCAAATTTTCTATTATAGAATTATTTACATACAACCCAGCGGCATAGACTTTTACACCAATGATAGCAAAAACCTTCTCCCTGTAACCTGTCATTCGAGACAATAGAAACTAAAGGCAATATAATTGCTCCTATCACTAATCAGGATTGTCCACAGTAAGCAATCTCCATTGGTGGATTCTGTATGTGGCTAATTCCTCATCAATTCAAATTCATTTTTATTCCAAAGATTGGATAAAGGTGGAGAAACCGACCCCAAAGAGCTGGGATGaggtcatgatgatgatgatcagatGATGGTGATAGTGGGATGGTGGGATGGTGGGATACTGGTGTACACGATAGAAAGGGCCCATTTGGAAACATAGTCATATCATCACTGGATCCACACCTTTAGTGGGGACCTGCACATTTCACCTTTGGAGGCAGTGTGGAAGTGATTAACCCAAAACCACATTAGGTCAATTAACAATTTCCCACTTCTTCTGTTCCCAAATCAATAGCAAGACAAGAACAGCTAAAGCATGTGGCACATTGCATCCACCATCAGATATGGGAATAAGGCATGCACATGAGCCTTGCCAAAGTTCAACCACCATAACTCCATCCCTTTCTTAGGAGATGGCAATGTGTAATAGGTGTTACCTACACATCATGCTTGGACGTGAGACAGGATATTTTGATGAGATTCACACATGGTGAATGAACTATCACTAACCATGTTTCACAGATGATCATTCTTGAGCATCGTCGGATAGGTTCTACCGAGTGCATTTAAAGAAACAAACCTGTGCCAAGCAGAACTAATGGATCCAAGCATCCAGGCACACTCAACAGTGTCTGAAATTTCACATTGGTCGAGGGCTCCAAGACAAAGTTTGCACTTCCAACTGCACCGAAGGATTTGAAGAGCAAGATATATTAGCATTTCTACTATCCGCCACAGTAGTGTTTTCAGTCTAGGATAAGGGGCTGGAGTCAGGCCAATGCATAGACTGATTATTCATTCTAGTCAACTCAGACTTGTTTGAGTTTGATCCAGTTGGGCACTATGGGTCACATTGATGTAGGTCTATGGCCCACCATCGGGCCCATCATGTGGTGATTTTGACCtatttgttgcaaaatttggaCCTAAATGTCAGATACCTCATTTGCCATTTGTGGATGATGGGGGGCTGATGTGgaagatatgattgaagattttgggagtatttatttatttattttattgctaTTTTTAAGCTAAATCTTTGTTGATGGGATTTTTATCATCTTCAATATATTATtagttgatttgaaatcaattaaGATTTATTTAAAATTAATCTAATAGTTGGGGATTTTCATCAAATGTTCATAAATTGTCTTTAGGGTCTATAAATTATTAATTGATTTGAAATTAATCTAATAGTTGGGGGATTTTCATGAAATATTCAAAAAATTTCTTTAGGGCAAGAAGTAGGCATTCCACATTTTTTCCCCACATTTTCGAAGTTGTGAGTTTTCTCATGTAttgtaagagaagaagtttgatatcgaTAAAGTTATGCATCCATCTTTGCTTGTTTGCGCTTTGAGTGTTGAGATCCTCTTGACTCGATAACTGGTGGACCATTTTGGTACCAGAGAGGGTGATTGTTGGGGGACTTTTTATTCTACATCACCTCCTAATGGCTTCAAAGGGAGTGACACAGATATCACCTCCTAATGGCTTCAAAGGGAGTGGCACAGGTGGTAGGCATTCCTTATTTTCTAAGTTGTGAGTCTTCTCAAACATTGCAAGAGAAGAAGCTTAATATCAATAAAGTTATACATCCCTCTATATTCAAATATTCTTATGAGTGTACTCATGTCAATTTATTTGCAATTCGAGCATTAAGATCTCGCTAACTCGATAATTGGTGCACCATTTTAGTATCAGAGAGGGTAATCATTGGGGATTTTTAACTATATATCACCTCCTAATAACTTCAAAAAAAAGTGACACGGGTAAAGTTTACGCGAGTAACTCATTGAAGGAATCTGGAGACTAAAGTTGGAGCATGTGGACACAAGGGAAATGTCCTCACCAAGGTCCTAACCAATGACCAGCTACCTTGGCTAGTGAAGACACCAATAATTGAATCCTACAATTGTTGAAGCATGACAAAGAGCCTGGAATTAAGGTCAAAATTTTAGAATTCTTGATCATTTGCATGTTGAAGACTTCATCGATTGGCTAACCGAGATGGAAATATTGTTCAAGTACAAGGAAATCGCGGACAAGCCGAACATAGAGTTAGTAACTATAAAAATTTCCGGTCACACATTAGAAAGGTGGGATAATCTCGAAGTCAAACAACTCTACCAAGATAAGGAGAATAGATTCTTCataaaagtgttttttttttttttttttaagaagttaaaaaaaaaaaagtttatatcCATGGCCGATGCCCGTAACCTCTATCAAAGATGCCACAATCTACATCAAGGGAACAAATTGGCAAATTGGTAAATGAATACATCAAAGAATTCCATACATTAACATTACGAGCACGATTTTTGTGAGTATGAAGACAGTTTCAAGATAGGTTAATGGCCTTGACctggaaataaaaaatgatgtgGCTTTCAAAGATGTACTTGAGATGTCCGATACATACACACTTGCATAAAATTTGAGGAGGTAAGTAATTGAAGACTTAGGAGATGATTCGATGCCCCACGAGATCTGTCATCAACAACGGGGCAATACGTTAACTTCCCACGTAAAGCAACCACAAGGCTTCCATGGGTTAAGGGAAAATGGACCAACATCCAACAATGAAGCTAAACCCTAACAAAGTGGGAGGCAGTTAGTGCACCAAAGATGGGCAAAATAATACTCCTTTCATATGCTTTAGGTGTGAGCAGTTGGGATATCGTTCTTTTTACTATCTCGAACAACAAAGTAAATTTGTTCAAGAAAGGAGAATATGTTGAAGACACTCTCGTCCGCATTCAATGACAGCCGAAAATGATATGGAGTATGAAGAACATGCAAATGAGAATGTGGGACATGCTGGGGAAGATATAGTAAATGTACATGGTAATAAAGGTGAGTCATTAGTTATCTAACGGACTATGTAATTAACGCCTCATGCAATTTATGGGGGCGATGGTTGCGACATATTATCTTCCTCACTACTTGCACTTCTAGTGCAAAGATATACATGATTTAGTAAATGGGGGAAGCAGCGAGTATATCATCTCACAATAAATGGTGAAAAAATTATAACTTAAAAATACATAAGCATCCATGTTCATACCAGATTCGTTGATTCAATAAAAGAAGAGAAGTTTCTATTAATTATAGGTGTTTAGTTTCCTTCTCTATTGGATTTAAGTATAACAAAAAGGTGTGGTGTGATATGGTCCCATGAATACACGACATATTTTGTTATGGAGAACGTGGTTGTAGAACCAAGATATAGTGCATTTTACTCTAGCTAGCATATATTCTTTCGTCAACAATGATGTTAATATCACATTGTACCAATGAAACATCTTCCAACACCTAAATTTGATCAAGACAAGACTCGGAAGTCGCGTAGTGAGAAAATTGTAAAGGGAAAAGAAAGGAGACTAGCATCATTTATGTCTTAGTTACTAGAGAAGATATAAAGCAATCAAATGTTCTGCTTCCTGTACAAGAGTTACAGGAGTACCATAAATATGAAGACTTGGTGCCCGAAGAACTCACAGTGGGACTTCCTCCTACAACGAACATTCAACACCGCATTGATTTAATGCAAAGTTCAAGTCTATCAAATCTTGAGCACTGACATGTTACTGAGTTGCTACAGAAAGGTTTAATTCAGAAAGCATGTCACCATGTGTTGTTCTCACATTATTAACTCCTAAAAAGAAGGATCTTAGAGGAGGTGTGTGGACAGTCATGCAATCAACTGAATTTCTATCAAGTACCAGTTTTCTATTCCTCATTTAGACAATATGCTAGACATGTTGCATGAAGGAAATGTCCTTGTAAAGATCAATCTAAGGAGTGGATATCATCATATATGTGTCCAGTTAAGGGACAATTGGAAGACCACATTTAAGACTGGAGATGGGTTGTACGAGTGGCTTATCATGCCATTTGGCATTTTAGTTACACCGAGAACTTTTGTAAGGCCGATGACAAAAGTACTCCATCTCTTCATGGGAAAGTTCttagttatttattttgattatattCTTGTTTTTAGTCGTATGATTCATCTATTCACCCTGATCACTTGAAACAAATATTTGATACATTatggaaaaaaatattatttgttAACCTAAAAAGTGCTCATTGTCTATAGTGTTGTGTTTTAGAGATATATTATCTTTCTAAAAGGGATCAAGGTTGACCAAGAGAAAATCGAGACTATTGTGGAGTGACCCATCCCATGAACCTGTCTATAGTGTTGAGTTTTAGAGATATATTATCTTTCTAAAAGGGATCAAGGTTGACCAAGAGAAAATCGAGACTATTGTGGAGTGACCCATCCCATGAACCCTTTTAGAGGTGTATTCTTTTCCACAGCTTAGCGACATCTTACCAGAGATTTATCCAAATTTTCAATACAACTATTGCATTTGTCTCTAATTGCATGCACGAAGGCCAATTTAAATGGACTAAAATGGCGAACCAAAGCTTCAGTACCATAAAAGAGAAGATGATAGAGACTCTAGTTTTTGTACTCATGGACTTCAATAAAGTCTTCAAAAGTTGGTATTGGCGTAGTGCCGAGTCAGGAACAAAAGCCGATTGCTTTCTTTAGCAAGAACTTAATGATGCTCAGAAGAACTACTCCACGTATGATCTCAAGTTCATCGCAGTGGTCCATGCAATATGACATTAGAGGCATTACATGATTCGTCGGGATTTCATTTTATACTCAGGCCATGAGGCGTTGAGATATTTCAACTCCCAAAAGAAGCTAAGTGCTTATCATGTAAAGTGGATGACTTTTATACAAGAATATACTTTCCTTTTCCGTTACAAAGGTGGAAGTTAGAAAAAGCAGTGAATGCTTTTAAGTAGGAGGGTGTGGGATTCAAGGCATTAAAAGAACAATATGAGGACCCTATTTTTTATAAAGTGCTCAACAAATGTGTGGATGGCCGAGATCTAAAGTATGAATTCATCTCACACAATAAATATTTATTTCAGCATTCTCGCTTATGCATTTCTAAAGGATCGTTGCGGGAGAAGATCATATATGAGCTATACGACGGATTGGGTGGACACTTTGGAAGAGAGAAACATTAGCCATGGTAGAAGAAAAATACTATTGACCTTGTATACATCATGACATTGAATGGTTTGTAACACGATGTGTTGATGCCAAACGTCATATGTAGAACACTGACCTTTATAAGCCGCCTCCTGTTCCAATTGCACATGGGTGAACATTTCTATAAACACCATTCTAGGTCTTCCTAAGCCTCAAAGTAGAGCATATATGATTTTTGTTATGGTGGACCGTTTTTTAAAAATAGCCTATTTAATATGATGTAAAAGGATGATAGATACTACACGTATTGCCAATACATTCTTTGTGAAGATTGTATgacttcatattttttttttttttttttttttatttttaaaaaaggctTTGGACTGTAATTTGACACTTTTATAGAAGTGATTGAGGACTACGCTTCAACTCTCTAATACATATCATCCTGAAGTAGATAATGAAACCAAGGTACTTAACCAGAGCCTTTATAACCTTTCGAAGAGTATAGTAGGTAATAGTGTATCTCAATAGAAATTAATTTACCAAAGTTAAGAGTTCGCCTACACAAGATCAGACAGTTCTAAACTTTTGATTAGGATTAGGAACCTAAAAACAAGTGGTTACGAAGAAAACACAACAGCCATCTGAAATAATATCTACAACTAGGACAGATAGGATTGTCCAAACTGGAAAAGTTTTGGCTGTATCCATCCACAACAAGTTCCATTGTATCAGCGGTCTGGATTACTTAGAAATGGTCTCCATGTATAAAATAGATGCATAAGGACCTCAATTCTCTTTTCTAATTGTTGCTGCAATTGTTTCTTGCAGAGAATGATATAATCAGACACATCTAACCCGAGGGAAAATCGGCTTAGGTTACTTGCAATGGCCCAATAATTGAACTGAACTAGCTCGAGTTCAATTACCTCACAAGTGTAAGATCAGAaagcagatgggccacacatgtacatagTCTACCATTGGTCAATTTCATTTTGTCTAGGTGTGGACCACCTAGTTAGAATATAGGCCATAATAGATATGGCATTTACGCAGTTGGGCTCACATGATCTCGCACAAGTGTCCCTTGCTTCCACACGTTTGCCAAATGCAATTAGCATTCGAAATCAGCCTTGTCCAcccatcaggtggatcacacgcGTTCCAAAACAATGAACGGTTTAAGAAATCACAAGCTGCTCCCATTCAGCTTCGGCATCTGTTGGTGGGCTTTCTTTATGGACCAGATCCTACTTGTTGGGGCCCATCTAATGAGCGGCCCCGATCTCAGGTGCGTGTGGAGTGTGTGATAGTTGCAGTGCAATCGGAGTTTTTGACATAGCTAGTTTTACATGAACATCTCCAGTTGGGGCCAACTGATGGACGGCTCACTTTGGCATGATGCAGCGTATGTGAAGGAATCGTAGTTTACCATGCCCACACGCTTGTAGTACATTGCCCATCTACATGAAAACGTGTGAAAGATCTCAGCTTCACATCAGGTAGGCGTCTAATAATCAGGCTGTtgactcgggtgggccacccAGTTGAGGAATAAGGCAGGTGAATTTCGATAGAGATCATCTAAAAAGCAGTGTGGATACATGAACAGAAGCTCCTATCTCACACGCACGCCGCATATGTTTGCGTGTGTAAGGAAAGGTTGGAGGAAAGTGTATTGCTtagtttatttgatactctggcagagaatGACGCTTGATACTCGGGCCCTCTAAAATTTACTACATGTCATCTATTGACTCCAACCAAATCGACTAAATTGTGAAACCCACTTAATTAACAATCGCAAAATCAGAATGGCTGAACAGTTCTAACCTGTGATttgtggacatttgtttgttgaaatagaacaaatggatatttttcaattttaaccgtcTAATAATGTCCACCAATTCGATAGTCAGATAATTATCATTTTGGATTCATGATACATCCAAACTAATaaattggacggtttaatttagttttatgcctgcgtatcatccacacACCGAagcaagagtatcaaagttttcctcatTAGTAAAACCTGGTTTGTTTATAGACTCCAGCTGCTTTGCTCGCGTCCATGAAAATGCATTCGATACCCAAAACAAGTGAGAAGAGGGAAATGAAAtaaaattgaagaagaagaagaaaagaaagggcaTACATTACCTGAAGCTTTGGGAATTGGGGCCCGAAATCTGTGATTGGAAGTCAAAATAGGTAATGTGGATGTGGGGTTAATTTGGTAAATcccaaaagaaggagaagaagagtagTCTTTGCCCTTTATTTTAGCGGCGATTGGCGAGAATAGAGAAATTGAAGTAGCAATAGCCCCAGCCATTTCCCaatctctcactctccctctctctcagatTCGCACTTTTTTTCGTCCCGGGGAAATAGTGAATGAAGTAGAAGTAATTTTGGTACTCATGCGGACAACCGTCGTGCATTTGCACACGTCTACCTCAAATCGTACTCTCCAAATGGTTTCCCGGACCGCAGATGTATCCACGACAAATCATATGACCATAACTAGCTGATTGGAGGACATCTTCATTTTATCATAGATCaccatccaaattccaaaaaCAAATGTATATAAGAGGTCAGGATCGTATAATCCGTCCGATTTCTACAGTCGGTCAAAACCTTTTGGACGGTTCAAATTTCAGAACATATACGTAGACGATTGGTCACATGAATAGATTGACCGGATGTGTCATTGGAGCCAACCTATGATAAATTCGGTTTGGATCCCTTACTCCTTGTGAATCCGGGTCCAGTTGGGGATCTGTCCCAACCCAACCTACGCCGGACCCTTTTTCAAAACAAGGTCCAGTTTTGAGTCGACCTAAATTGAATCTGGCATCATAGGGACAGGACGGTGTCCGCTACAAGTGGGATTCCCCAGTAAGTAGAGCTGTCCACCAGTGCCTGATGGATCCAGGGCCAAACTTCCTGGAGCCCTTATGAAATCTAGTCGGGTCCACCATCAATGACCAGTTAAAAAACACTGTATAGATGGGTTTGGGAAAGTCAGTTGGACCcgttaatattttaaaataccaaaatCGTACCATCTTGAGTTGGTTCAGCTACAGGTTGGGTCCAATTAATTTGATTAGCAATGTGTATATATTAGCCATCTCTGCTATAGTAACAGGTTTTGCCAAGCCAAATACATGTAAGAAAGGCCGTTTACACCTCGCTTGTATCAAAGTCGCATGGGCAGGTGTGATGTAGTCCATCCATCTCGGCAGGGCCCACCGTATAAACTGCCTTAGATGATGTGGACCCGAGACGGATCCAAAGTAAATTACTCAAGATGGACTAGGCTTGGGTCCTTGAAAAAAAGACCACGAACCCGATCATCACGGCTAATCCAACCTGACCTGTGGTCAGCCGTACAGGTGAATAGCATATGGAATTACTCGTTGCCCTTCAACATGTAGCTTCTCCATGAAACAAACGTTCCATGTGAAAATCTACTTGATACCTTCTACTTTACTTTATAGACTGCAGCCATATTGAAGGGTGGGATCTTCCAATCCCGAAGAGTTCCTGAGCATTCCCCATCTAATACCCGATTGGgctgacagtttggatcatcagaACATAGGCCCATAGGCTGCACATCAACAAACCATATATCTAGCATCCACTCATATTCAGTGAGTCAATCCAGACCAACCAAATCAAGGAGGCTAGTGTGAATGGACAATAGCCAAAAATCAAGGAGGCCATTGCTTATCAATCAGTCAGAGCTTAACCATCAAATCTAAAGAGTTGAATTTGGAGCTTAACCCACTTGGGTTACAACATGGCCAAGGGAATCCAAAGTGGCAGAGACCAGAGCCACTTACTACTGAAATATGGAACAACCTTCTCTAACTAAGATGTACATGGGTGCAATGCCACTCTCTCTGGATATCATGTTCATTCACACtagtatcatattatatataaaaaaatatatggcaAGATGAGTTCCATCTCCCATCAGTCGTATTATCATCAATTCGAGTCTCATATCATCAGTTCAGTCATCATATCATCAATTCACCTCTCCAAGTATCATCAATTCACCTCTATTCACTTATGCTTGCCACAAACAAAATTTCTtatttgttgcaatgtgattgggccacatTATCACCCACTGTATTTAATGAACGAATCTGAATCCTTTGCTTGTCACAAACAGAAAATTTCTGTTTTCCTACATcgtgattggtccacatcattactGACATTGTCAGCACTGCTACATTAATTTTGGTCATTGCGTCATCATTGACATTGCATTGATGCATTAAATgcaatgtgtgatgatgtggcccaatcagaTTGCTACAAACAGATGCAGGAACTTCTTGTTTGTTGCAAGAAGAGGATCCAAATTCTTAATGTAGCCATGCTGATAACGTCAATGATGACATAgaccaatcacaatgcaggaaaataGAAAATTCCTGTAGGCAACAAGCAAAAGAGCTAGATTCCATCAATTCATACTCAAGCGCAAGAAGAGCCTGCAATCACACATCACTAAATCAATCAATGTGTACGGGAAGAAAAAAAAGTTAAAGCTACAATGCCATTTCTGggcatttcaaaatacaaacaaaAACCGTTTCATATGAGCATGAAATGGGtcttgtttggcaccatggattcagAATACCAGGATTGTAAATCCATTGGATTATTCCATGATTGGAAATCCCCTAGATTTGAAATACACTGATTTGGAGTCCTCCAGTTGTGGTTGTGTTGAGCACCTGGATTTTAAATCCCTTAAGAATAAAAAATAGTTATGCACTTAAATTATGTAATAGATttacaagagttttttttttttgttagcttgtcagtacacaccctaCTATCAGTACACACTTCCCCACTATCAGTACACACTTCACTGTCTGTTACCCCCAccagggaatcaataccaagacctcagtgttgaaactagGTATCTTCACTacaagagtttgaatttaattactaaattaactttaatattccCAATGAGGATAAATATATGATGTTTGACAcaataataagcccattgaaatat containing:
- the LOC131240769 gene encoding receptor-like serine/threonine-protein kinase At1g78530 isoform X2, which encodes MGNAHILAFYITICFVAFIVSKIVIAVLLYQRWSRKRKVFQESLSGGKMVLFRSPTMQSLTSEAFLKKTMKLTNKDIIGSGGYGTVYRLTINDSISFAVKRLNKGSADGDRGFERELDAMGDIKHRNIVTLHGYYTALHFNLLIYELMPNGSLDAYLHGKLREKYVLDWPLRYKIAVGAARGISYLHHDCIPHIIHRDIKSSNILLDQNMEGRVSDFGLATLMEPDQTHVSTFVAGTFGYLAPEYFDTGRATAKGDVYSFGVVLLELLTGKRPTDETFVETGTKLVTWVNLTSSEYKFHGTCGVCTNFNRSEW
- the LOC131240769 gene encoding receptor-like serine/threonine-protein kinase At1g78530 isoform X1; this encodes MGNAHILAFYITICFVAFIVSKIVIAVLLYQRWSRKRKVFQESLSGGKMVLFRSPTMQSLTSEAFLKKTMKLTNKDIIGSGGYGTVYRLTINDSISFAVKRLNKGSADGDRGFERELDAMGDIKHRNIVTLHGYYTALHFNLLIYELMPNGSLDAYLHGKLREKYVLDWPLRYKIAVGAARGISYLHHDCIPHIIHRDIKSSNILLDQNMEGRVSDFGLATLMEPDQTHVSTFVAGTFGYLAPEYFDTGRATAKGDVYSFGVVLLELLTGKRPTDETFVETGTKLVTWVKAVVDDEREEFAIDNGLVDFPANEVKNAFSVAVKCLESEPSKRPTMAEVLKMLEQIKSDKPISDS
- the LOC131240769 gene encoding receptor-like serine/threonine-protein kinase At1g78530 isoform X3; the protein is MVLFRSPTMQSLTSEAFLKKTMKLTNKDIIGSGGYGTVYRLTINDSISFAVKRLNKGSADGDRGFERELDAMGDIKHRNIVTLHGYYTALHFNLLIYELMPNGSLDAYLHGKLREKYVLDWPLRYKIAVGAARGISYLHHDCIPHIIHRDIKSSNILLDQNMEGRVSDFGLATLMEPDQTHVSTFVAGTFGYLAPEYFDTGRATAKGDVYSFGVVLLELLTGKRPTDETFVETGTKLVTWVKAVVDDEREEFAIDNGLVDFPANEVKNAFSVAVKCLESEPSKRPTMAEVLKMLEQIKSDKPISDS
- the LOC131240771 gene encoding fatty-acid-binding protein 3, chloroplastic; this encodes MAGAIATSISLFSPIAAKIKGKDYSSSPSFGIYQINPTSTLPILTSNHRFRAPIPKASVGSANFVLEPSTNVKFQTLLSVPGCLDPLVLLGTGYREKVFAIIGVKVYAAGLYVNNSIIENLNAWKRKSAAEIEKDSALFSAVYEASSEKSLQIVLVRDVDGKTFWDALDDAISPRIKAPTPVDESALSTFRSTFQGRPLKQGTLIFLTWVEPSKMLISISSDGMPSTVDATIDSTNVSSALFNVFFGDAPVSPLLKTSVANGLAMLIK